The following are encoded in a window of Trichomycterus rosablanca isolate fTriRos1 chromosome 13, fTriRos1.hap1, whole genome shotgun sequence genomic DNA:
- the kiz gene encoding centrosomal protein kizuna isoform X1, translating to MAFCSTGYFETVESIQKSLHEREKRRLKLEEELFIYSGSEERLTRLKCVKMRHYLKELCTREAQAKARNLELLRSIDKLVLNAKQFSVDYTVLHHLKLECTNHMAGLQEDGKKKKSELKIQKRINSRDQSRPLSVSTGQSSSQPAVISMGRQILKDTVVDGGLMSPRLSAEVITNHPLASLPQNSPLRAPRVSKASGGSSLSDDILNSSDFAERPLPFDCGSLMREKEVCGSKQLTVPHVTLKASEVCSHHRSVNSPESNMSLQHYPSQSPSPFTPHTKGSPARTEANSATEQSPIPDQNKSSSSSISSSEVDVTPEPALNITTDVSVSLSGNLHDQHKPSNVSPNTNKPKKLEDRAESGGRPFSKPEQSLSVEEFFFLLDNIEERLSAGDGKLYSSSLLSEEKLRKIISMCIQRDALRNEELNVCAAVVLQQLPWLLMDSPHGCLLHSDLVSTQWSTAVEAAHIRSCLSGDSASLWERWFRHALQLLRQDVLSLNSIVQLFTPLLVQYKASYTDKAEVLLKRLLTHAAKTFHSSESEDDSSCSLPSLLNDSGEIKMARPSRNVFHTTGTHGVESDEEDSTDQSPVKSIPIRETKAYQLLKQSVTQEKEWRNKQEEQEEEEEDRSDLKPSGLSEMKKNQSSSKQDMRNDPKEKCQTFTAVQSKAFWGDSDDTNSEIEMALRPKSHTPSNSDFDDFYE from the exons ATGGCTTTTTGCAGTACGGGATACTTTGAAACAGTTGAATCTATTCAGAAGAGTTTACACGAAAG GGAAAAAAGAAGACTTAAGTTGGAGGAAGAGCTGTTTATTTACTCAGGATCTGAAGAAAGACT AACTAGGTTAAAATGCGTTAAGATGCGGCACTATCTCAAGGAGCTGTGTACGAGAGAGGCGCAAGCAAAGGCCCGCAACCTTGAGCTGCTTAGAAGTATTGACAAGCTGGTATTGAATGCCAAACAATTCTCTGTTGACTACACTGTACTGCATCACTTAAAG TTGGAATGTACAAATCACATGGCAGGACTTCAAGAGGACGGGAAGAAGAAAAAGAGCGAACTTAAAATACAAAAG AGAATTAATTCACGAGACCAAAGCAGGCCCCTTTCTGTCAGCACTGGGCAATCATCATCCCAACCTGCTGTCATCTCCATGGGTCGGCAAATCCTCAAAGATACTGTGGTGGATGGTGGCCTCATGAGCCCACGTTTGTCGGCTGAGGTGATAACTAACCACCCTTTAGCTTCCCTGCCACAAAACAGCCCTTTGAGGGCTCCCAGAGTTTCAAAAGCCAGCGGCGGCAGCTCTTTATCTGATGACATTCTAAACTCCAGTGATTTTGCTGAAAGGCCACTGCCGTTTGATTGTGGTTCTTTAATGAGAGAAAAAGAGGTGTGTGGGTCGAAGCAGCTGACTGTGCCTCACGTAACCTTGAAGGCATCTGAAGTGTGCTCtcatcacagaagtgtgaaCAGTCCAGAAAGCAATATGTCACTCCAGCACTACCCCAGCCAGAGTCCTTCCCCATTTACCCCTCACACAAAAGGCTCGCCGGCCAGGACTGAAGCTAATTCAGCCACTGAACAATCACCTATTCCAG ATCAAAATAAAAGCAGCAGCTCCAGTATATCCAGTTCTGAAGTCGATGTCACACCAGAACCTGCACTAAACATAACCACTGATGTTTCAGTGTCTCTCAGTGGTAATCTTCATGACCAGCACAAACCCAGCAATGTTTCTCCAAACACTAACAAACCCAAAAAGCTAGAGGACAGAGCGGAGTCTGGAGGACGTCCTTTTTCAAAACCAGAACAGAG TCTGTCAGTGGAGGAATTCTTTTTTCTGCTGGACAACATTGAGGAACGTCTCTCTGCTGGAGACGGCAAGCTGTACAGTAGCTCTCTTCTCAGTGAGGAGAAGCTCAGAAAGATTATTAG CATGTGTATTCAGCGTGACGCGCTGAGAAACGAGGAGCTGAATGTGTGCGCAGCCGTGGTGCTACAGCAGTTGCCCTGGTTATTAATGGATTCACCTCATGGCTGTCTGCTACACAGTGACCTGGTCAGCACCCAGTGGTCCACTGCTGTAGAAGCAGCACACATCAG GTCATGTCTGTCAGGTGATAGTGCTTCTCTGTGGGAGCGGTGGTTCAGACATGCCCTTCAGCTGCTGCGGCAGGACGTTCTTTCTCTCAACAGCATCGTGCAGCTCTTCACTCCACTTCTAGTGCAATACAAAGCCTCCTACACAGACAAG GCCGAAGTGCTGCTGAAGAGGCTTTTGACCCACGCAGCCAAGACTTTCCACTCATCGGAAAGTGAGGACGACTCATCCTGCAGCCTACCCTCGCTTTTAAATGACAGCGGGGAGATCAAAATGGCCAGACCCTCCAGAAATGTATTTCACACCACTGGTACACATG GAGTAGAAAGTGACGAAGAGGACAGTACTGACCAAAGCCCTGTGAAAAGTATTCCTATTAGAG AGACAAAAGCGTATCAGCTGCTTAAACAATCAGTGACACAAGAGAAGGAATGGAGGAATAAACAAGAGGagcaggaggaagaggaggaggataGATCTGATTTGAAACCATCAG GATTATCTGAGatgaaaaaaaatcaaagtaGCAGCAAGCAAGACATGCG
- the kiz gene encoding centrosomal protein kizuna isoform X3, protein MAFCSTGYFETVESIQKSLHEREKRRLKLEEELFIYSGSEERLTRLKCVKMRHYLKELCTREAQAKARNLELLRSIDKLVLNAKQFSVDYTVLHHLKLECTNHMAGLQEDGKKKKSELKIQKRINSRDQSRPLSVSTGQSSSQPAVISMGRQILKDTVVDGGLMSPRLSAEVITNHPLASLPQNSPLRAPRVSKASGGSSLSDDILNSSDFAERPLPFDCGSLMREKEVCGSKQLTVPHVTLKASEVCSHHRSVNSPESNMSLQHYPSQSPSPFTPHTKGSPARTEANSATEQSPIPDQNKSSSSSISSSEVDVTPEPALNITTDVSVSLSGNLHDQHKPSNVSPNTNKPKKLEDRAESGGRPFSKPEQSLSVEEFFFLLDNIEERLSAGDGKLYSSSLLSEEKLRKIISMCIQRDALRNEELNVCAAVVLQQLPWLLMDSPHGCLLHSDLVSTQWSTAVEAAHIRSCLSGDSASLWERWFRHALQLLRQDVLSLNSIVQLFTPLLVQYKASYTDKAEVLLKRLLTHAAKTFHSSESEDDSSCSLPSLLNDSGEIKMARPSRNE, encoded by the exons ATGGCTTTTTGCAGTACGGGATACTTTGAAACAGTTGAATCTATTCAGAAGAGTTTACACGAAAG GGAAAAAAGAAGACTTAAGTTGGAGGAAGAGCTGTTTATTTACTCAGGATCTGAAGAAAGACT AACTAGGTTAAAATGCGTTAAGATGCGGCACTATCTCAAGGAGCTGTGTACGAGAGAGGCGCAAGCAAAGGCCCGCAACCTTGAGCTGCTTAGAAGTATTGACAAGCTGGTATTGAATGCCAAACAATTCTCTGTTGACTACACTGTACTGCATCACTTAAAG TTGGAATGTACAAATCACATGGCAGGACTTCAAGAGGACGGGAAGAAGAAAAAGAGCGAACTTAAAATACAAAAG AGAATTAATTCACGAGACCAAAGCAGGCCCCTTTCTGTCAGCACTGGGCAATCATCATCCCAACCTGCTGTCATCTCCATGGGTCGGCAAATCCTCAAAGATACTGTGGTGGATGGTGGCCTCATGAGCCCACGTTTGTCGGCTGAGGTGATAACTAACCACCCTTTAGCTTCCCTGCCACAAAACAGCCCTTTGAGGGCTCCCAGAGTTTCAAAAGCCAGCGGCGGCAGCTCTTTATCTGATGACATTCTAAACTCCAGTGATTTTGCTGAAAGGCCACTGCCGTTTGATTGTGGTTCTTTAATGAGAGAAAAAGAGGTGTGTGGGTCGAAGCAGCTGACTGTGCCTCACGTAACCTTGAAGGCATCTGAAGTGTGCTCtcatcacagaagtgtgaaCAGTCCAGAAAGCAATATGTCACTCCAGCACTACCCCAGCCAGAGTCCTTCCCCATTTACCCCTCACACAAAAGGCTCGCCGGCCAGGACTGAAGCTAATTCAGCCACTGAACAATCACCTATTCCAG ATCAAAATAAAAGCAGCAGCTCCAGTATATCCAGTTCTGAAGTCGATGTCACACCAGAACCTGCACTAAACATAACCACTGATGTTTCAGTGTCTCTCAGTGGTAATCTTCATGACCAGCACAAACCCAGCAATGTTTCTCCAAACACTAACAAACCCAAAAAGCTAGAGGACAGAGCGGAGTCTGGAGGACGTCCTTTTTCAAAACCAGAACAGAG TCTGTCAGTGGAGGAATTCTTTTTTCTGCTGGACAACATTGAGGAACGTCTCTCTGCTGGAGACGGCAAGCTGTACAGTAGCTCTCTTCTCAGTGAGGAGAAGCTCAGAAAGATTATTAG CATGTGTATTCAGCGTGACGCGCTGAGAAACGAGGAGCTGAATGTGTGCGCAGCCGTGGTGCTACAGCAGTTGCCCTGGTTATTAATGGATTCACCTCATGGCTGTCTGCTACACAGTGACCTGGTCAGCACCCAGTGGTCCACTGCTGTAGAAGCAGCACACATCAG GTCATGTCTGTCAGGTGATAGTGCTTCTCTGTGGGAGCGGTGGTTCAGACATGCCCTTCAGCTGCTGCGGCAGGACGTTCTTTCTCTCAACAGCATCGTGCAGCTCTTCACTCCACTTCTAGTGCAATACAAAGCCTCCTACACAGACAAG GCCGAAGTGCTGCTGAAGAGGCTTTTGACCCACGCAGCCAAGACTTTCCACTCATCGGAAAGTGAGGACGACTCATCCTGCAGCCTACCCTCGCTTTTAAATGACAGCGGGGAGATCAAAATGGCCAGACCCTCCAGAAAT GAGTAG
- the kiz gene encoding centrosomal protein kizuna isoform X2: MAFCSTGYFETVESIQKSLHEREKRRLKLEEELFIYSGSEERLTRLKCVKMRHYLKELCTREAQAKARNLELLRSIDKLVLNAKQFSVDYTVLHHLKLECTNHMAGLQEDGKKKKSELKIQKRINSRDQSRPLSVSTGQSSSQPAVISMGRQILKDTVVDGGLMSPRLSAEVITNHPLASLPQNSPLRAPRVSKASGGSSLSDDILNSSDFAERPLPFDCGSLMREKEVCGSKQLTVPHVTLKASEVCSHHRSVNSPESNMSLQHYPSQSPSPFTPHTKGSPARTEANSATEQSPIPDQNKSSSSSISSSEVDVTPEPALNITTDVSVSLSGNLHDQHKPSNVSPNTNKPKKLEDRAESGGRPFSKPEQSLSVEEFFFLLDNIEERLSAGDGKLYSSSLLSEEKLRKIISMCIQRDALRNEELNVCAAVVLQQLPWLLMDSPHGCLLHSDLVSTQWSTAVEAAHIRSCLSGDSASLWERWFRHALQLLRQDVLSLNSIVQLFTPLLVQYKASYTDKAEVLLKRLLTHAAKTFHSSESEDDSSCSLPSLLNDSGEIKMARPSRNVFHTTGTHETKAYQLLKQSVTQEKEWRNKQEEQEEEEEDRSDLKPSGLSEMKKNQSSSKQDMRNDPKEKCQTFTAVQSKAFWGDSDDTNSEIEMALRPKSHTPSNSDFDDFYE; encoded by the exons ATGGCTTTTTGCAGTACGGGATACTTTGAAACAGTTGAATCTATTCAGAAGAGTTTACACGAAAG GGAAAAAAGAAGACTTAAGTTGGAGGAAGAGCTGTTTATTTACTCAGGATCTGAAGAAAGACT AACTAGGTTAAAATGCGTTAAGATGCGGCACTATCTCAAGGAGCTGTGTACGAGAGAGGCGCAAGCAAAGGCCCGCAACCTTGAGCTGCTTAGAAGTATTGACAAGCTGGTATTGAATGCCAAACAATTCTCTGTTGACTACACTGTACTGCATCACTTAAAG TTGGAATGTACAAATCACATGGCAGGACTTCAAGAGGACGGGAAGAAGAAAAAGAGCGAACTTAAAATACAAAAG AGAATTAATTCACGAGACCAAAGCAGGCCCCTTTCTGTCAGCACTGGGCAATCATCATCCCAACCTGCTGTCATCTCCATGGGTCGGCAAATCCTCAAAGATACTGTGGTGGATGGTGGCCTCATGAGCCCACGTTTGTCGGCTGAGGTGATAACTAACCACCCTTTAGCTTCCCTGCCACAAAACAGCCCTTTGAGGGCTCCCAGAGTTTCAAAAGCCAGCGGCGGCAGCTCTTTATCTGATGACATTCTAAACTCCAGTGATTTTGCTGAAAGGCCACTGCCGTTTGATTGTGGTTCTTTAATGAGAGAAAAAGAGGTGTGTGGGTCGAAGCAGCTGACTGTGCCTCACGTAACCTTGAAGGCATCTGAAGTGTGCTCtcatcacagaagtgtgaaCAGTCCAGAAAGCAATATGTCACTCCAGCACTACCCCAGCCAGAGTCCTTCCCCATTTACCCCTCACACAAAAGGCTCGCCGGCCAGGACTGAAGCTAATTCAGCCACTGAACAATCACCTATTCCAG ATCAAAATAAAAGCAGCAGCTCCAGTATATCCAGTTCTGAAGTCGATGTCACACCAGAACCTGCACTAAACATAACCACTGATGTTTCAGTGTCTCTCAGTGGTAATCTTCATGACCAGCACAAACCCAGCAATGTTTCTCCAAACACTAACAAACCCAAAAAGCTAGAGGACAGAGCGGAGTCTGGAGGACGTCCTTTTTCAAAACCAGAACAGAG TCTGTCAGTGGAGGAATTCTTTTTTCTGCTGGACAACATTGAGGAACGTCTCTCTGCTGGAGACGGCAAGCTGTACAGTAGCTCTCTTCTCAGTGAGGAGAAGCTCAGAAAGATTATTAG CATGTGTATTCAGCGTGACGCGCTGAGAAACGAGGAGCTGAATGTGTGCGCAGCCGTGGTGCTACAGCAGTTGCCCTGGTTATTAATGGATTCACCTCATGGCTGTCTGCTACACAGTGACCTGGTCAGCACCCAGTGGTCCACTGCTGTAGAAGCAGCACACATCAG GTCATGTCTGTCAGGTGATAGTGCTTCTCTGTGGGAGCGGTGGTTCAGACATGCCCTTCAGCTGCTGCGGCAGGACGTTCTTTCTCTCAACAGCATCGTGCAGCTCTTCACTCCACTTCTAGTGCAATACAAAGCCTCCTACACAGACAAG GCCGAAGTGCTGCTGAAGAGGCTTTTGACCCACGCAGCCAAGACTTTCCACTCATCGGAAAGTGAGGACGACTCATCCTGCAGCCTACCCTCGCTTTTAAATGACAGCGGGGAGATCAAAATGGCCAGACCCTCCAGAAATGTATTTCACACCACTGGTACACATG AGACAAAAGCGTATCAGCTGCTTAAACAATCAGTGACACAAGAGAAGGAATGGAGGAATAAACAAGAGGagcaggaggaagaggaggaggataGATCTGATTTGAAACCATCAG GATTATCTGAGatgaaaaaaaatcaaagtaGCAGCAAGCAAGACATGCG